The following proteins are encoded in a genomic region of Arcobacter suis CECT 7833:
- the aroB gene encoding 3-dehydroquinate synthase, which yields MTVKITLPHDNSYEIFIDELNELYFDRKVVIITNPTVSGFHLEYLKTKLKARELSVCTIPDGEEYKHMQTIEDMLAHCFTHRLDRKSLLIAFGGGVIGDMTGFAASIYQRGIDFVQIPTTLLSQVDASVGGKTGINNKFGKNLVGAFHQPIAVYIDPNFLKTLPKREFGAGVAEIVKMAVTFNKDFFEWLEENDLNDDKNIRIAIAKSVQTKADVVSLDEKELGIRAALNYGHTFGHVIENETNYDTFLHGEAVGIGMCMANALAVKIGLMSKDEELRVKNLLEKYKIPTTYKIKDVEDFYEHFFLDKKSLDNKIKFILPVGLGDCKITNEVTKNDVIEILKGF from the coding sequence ATGACTGTTAAAATAACTTTACCCCATGATAACTCTTATGAAATTTTTATAGATGAATTGAACGAACTATATTTTGATAGAAAAGTTGTGATTATTACAAATCCAACAGTAAGTGGATTTCATTTGGAGTATTTAAAAACAAAATTAAAGGCACGTGAGCTCAGTGTTTGTACAATTCCAGATGGTGAAGAGTACAAACATATGCAAACAATTGAAGATATGTTAGCTCATTGTTTTACACATAGACTTGATAGAAAATCTTTGCTTATCGCTTTTGGTGGTGGTGTTATTGGAGATATGACTGGATTTGCAGCTTCTATTTATCAGCGAGGTATTGATTTTGTTCAAATTCCTACAACTTTGCTTTCTCAAGTTGATGCAAGTGTTGGTGGGAAAACTGGGATTAATAATAAATTTGGAAAAAATCTTGTTGGTGCATTTCACCAACCAATTGCTGTTTATATTGACCCAAATTTTCTAAAAACTTTACCAAAAAGAGAGTTTGGAGCAGGAGTTGCTGAGATTGTAAAAATGGCAGTAACTTTTAACAAAGACTTTTTTGAGTGGTTAGAAGAAAATGATTTGAATGATGATAAAAATATCAGAATTGCAATTGCTAAATCTGTTCAAACAAAAGCGGATGTAGTTTCTTTAGATGAAAAAGAGTTAGGAATAAGAGCAGCACTTAATTATGGTCACACTTTTGGTCATGTTATTGAAAATGAAACAAACTATGATACATTTTTACATGGTGAAGCTGTGGGAATTGGGATGTGTATGGCTAATGCATTGGCAGTTAAAATTGGACTTATGAGCAAAGATGAAGAATTAAGAGTGAAAAATCTATTAGAAAAATATAAAATTCCAACAACTTATAAAATCAAAGATGTGGAAGATTTTTATGAACACTTTTTCTTAGATAAAAAGTCTTTGGATAATAAAATTAAATTTATTCTTCCAGTTGGTCTTGGTGATTGTAAAATCACTAATGAAGTTACAAAAAATGATGTTATTGAAATATTAAAAGGTTTTTAA
- a CDS encoding mechanosensitive ion channel domain-containing protein, which produces MIKKLAILLFISCFLWAAENDDITTLDKKDKAEVKKIEQKIINEKYEEAQKELEIKKNQELEDLKSKEQDLENIAQVNTLLETISKIETELKDNILLKRYSNYLSYSKISTELAILRDTLKRKTNITDEQAYQLHNKIRVKENELELIDEYKGSPIGGLINPPEIEKYENITNPFGIINALSQIKKLENNKKIFKTLESDIDYLTIKLDEELLLYLELFNLDQKPEYKEKITFLDKQKKDFVMVLEIVSTTEEVYTRKIEQVILEIKNQISQQVQKMVVIFIIIMILSVIAFLVKLALKRYFSQNENYYMINKIINFTLVFLIVMLILFSYIDNVSYLVTILGFASAGIAIALKDWFMSIFGWMVIVTSGSIQVGDRIKVNKGNVETVGDVLDISLFKITIREDITLTSYMVNRRSGRIFFIPNNYIFSELISNYTHSGLRTVWDGIDITITFDSNHKKAQKIARDILKHYSKGYTDITRKQLSKMRNKYQLRATGVEPRVFTFVEPQGIVISSWYLTNSYAALVLRSTISPEILDAFMKEDDIHIAYPTQQININRTDNAYGPAMKRKNVPKDLEDEIIQR; this is translated from the coding sequence TTGATTAAAAAATTAGCAATTTTACTATTTATTAGTTGTTTCTTATGGGCTGCTGAAAATGATGATATAACAACGCTTGATAAAAAAGACAAAGCTGAAGTTAAAAAAATAGAGCAAAAAATCATAAATGAAAAATATGAAGAAGCTCAAAAAGAGTTAGAGATTAAAAAAAATCAAGAACTTGAAGATTTAAAAAGTAAAGAACAAGATTTAGAAAATATAGCTCAGGTTAATACTTTACTTGAAACTATTTCAAAAATTGAAACTGAATTAAAAGATAATATTTTATTAAAAAGATATTCTAATTATCTTTCATATAGTAAAATTTCCACAGAACTTGCTATTTTACGTGATACTTTAAAAAGAAAAACAAATATTACAGATGAGCAAGCTTATCAATTACACAATAAAATAAGAGTAAAAGAAAATGAATTAGAGTTAATAGATGAGTATAAAGGTTCTCCTATTGGTGGACTTATTAATCCACCTGAAATTGAAAAATATGAAAATATTACAAATCCTTTTGGAATTATTAATGCTTTATCTCAAATAAAAAAGTTAGAAAACAATAAAAAGATATTCAAAACTTTAGAATCGGATATTGATTATTTGACAATAAAACTAGATGAAGAGTTACTTTTATATTTAGAATTGTTTAATTTAGACCAAAAACCTGAATACAAAGAAAAAATTACTTTTTTAGACAAACAGAAAAAAGATTTTGTTATGGTTTTAGAAATTGTATCTACAACAGAAGAAGTTTATACTAGAAAAATAGAACAAGTTATTTTAGAAATCAAAAATCAAATATCTCAACAAGTTCAAAAAATGGTTGTTATTTTTATAATAATCATGATTTTATCAGTAATCGCATTTTTAGTAAAACTAGCTTTGAAAAGATATTTTTCTCAAAATGAAAATTATTATATGATAAATAAAATCATTAATTTTACTTTAGTATTTTTAATCGTAATGCTTATTTTATTTTCATATATAGATAATGTTTCATATCTTGTAACAATCCTCGGATTCGCATCAGCTGGTATTGCTATTGCCCTAAAAGATTGGTTTATGTCTATTTTTGGTTGGATGGTTATTGTTACATCTGGATCTATTCAAGTTGGAGATAGAATAAAAGTAAATAAAGGTAATGTTGAAACTGTTGGAGATGTTTTGGATATTTCTTTATTTAAAATTACAATTAGAGAAGATATTACTTTGACTTCTTATATGGTAAATAGAAGAAGTGGAAGAATATTTTTTATTCCAAATAACTATATTTTTTCTGAGCTTATTTCAAACTATACACACTCAGGTTTAAGAACAGTTTGGGATGGAATTGATATTACAATTACTTTTGATTCAAACCATAAAAAAGCTCAAAAAATAGCTAGAGATATTTTGAAACATTATTCAAAAGGTTATACTGATATTACAAGAAAACAGTTATCAAAAATGAGAAATAAATATCAGTTAAGAGCAACTGGTGTGGAACCAAGAGTTTTCACTTTTGTTGAACCTCAAGGTATTGTAATATCTTCTTGGTATTTAACAAACTCTTATGCTGCATTGGTTTTAAGAAGTACAATAAGTCCTGAAATATTAGATGCATTTATGAAAGAAGATGATATTCATATCGCTTATCCTACTCAACAAATTAATATTAATAGAACAGATAATGCTTATGGACCTGCTATGAAAAGAAAAAATGTTCCAAAAGATTTGGAAGATGAAATTATACAAAGATAA
- the mtaB gene encoding tRNA (N(6)-L-threonylcarbamoyladenosine(37)-C(2))-methylthiotransferase MtaB — translation MNFSQNKPKVYFKTFGCRTNVFDTQVMMSNLKDFEVTQEETEADVVIINSCTVTNSADSTARGYISGLKKLPKDPRVIFTGCGVWTKGEALFKEDKVDSLFGHSEKEKINELLLNESRFFQAGDLTHIDETIVEEFIGKSRAFIKIQEGCDFRCSYCIIPYVRGDARSYSEDKILEQVTTLASNGFGEFILTGTNVGSYGKKRHTSLAKLLKKMSLIKGVRRIRMGSIEPIQIDDEFKELINEPFMAKHLHIALQHTSKEMLQIMNRRNKVLSDLELFEFLSSNGYALGTDFIVGHPGETEELWREAMQNLHRFPLTHVHAFTYSKRDGTPSATMKPQIKGDIAKVRYNELIKIIDEKNYNFRKNNTQKLEILIEQEKNGKYIGFDQFFNQIEIDSPVDLVGDWVFIDDYEVRLEKNVARFK, via the coding sequence ATGAATTTTTCACAAAACAAACCAAAAGTATATTTTAAAACTTTTGGTTGTAGAACAAATGTTTTTGATACTCAAGTTATGATGAGTAATTTAAAAGATTTTGAAGTAACACAAGAAGAAACAGAAGCGGATGTTGTAATTATCAACTCATGTACAGTAACAAATAGTGCAGATAGCACAGCTCGTGGCTATATAAGTGGTTTAAAAAAACTTCCAAAAGATCCAAGGGTAATATTTACTGGTTGTGGAGTTTGGACAAAAGGTGAAGCTCTTTTTAAAGAAGATAAAGTTGATTCACTTTTTGGACACTCTGAAAAAGAGAAAATAAATGAGCTTTTATTAAATGAGAGTAGATTTTTTCAAGCTGGTGATTTAACTCATATTGATGAAACAATAGTTGAAGAGTTTATTGGAAAAAGTAGGGCATTTATTAAAATCCAAGAGGGTTGTGATTTTAGATGTTCATATTGTATTATTCCTTATGTAAGAGGTGATGCTAGAAGTTATTCTGAAGATAAAATTCTAGAGCAAGTTACAACTTTGGCTTCAAATGGTTTTGGAGAGTTTATTTTAACTGGAACAAATGTTGGCTCTTACGGTAAAAAACGGCATACAAGTCTGGCAAAACTTCTAAAAAAAATGTCTTTAATCAAAGGTGTAAGAAGAATAAGAATGGGAAGTATTGAACCTATTCAAATTGATGATGAGTTTAAAGAGCTAATAAATGAGCCATTTATGGCAAAACATCTTCATATTGCACTTCAACATACTTCAAAAGAGATGTTACAAATAATGAATAGAAGAAATAAGGTTTTATCTGATTTAGAACTTTTTGAATTTTTAAGTTCAAATGGATACGCTTTAGGAACAGATTTTATTGTTGGACATCCTGGTGAAACAGAAGAATTATGGCGTGAAGCGATGCAAAATTTACATAGATTTCCTCTTACTCACGTTCATGCATTTACTTATTCAAAAAGAGATGGAACACCAAGTGCTACAATGAAACCTCAAATTAAAGGTGATATTGCTAAAGTTAGATACAATGAACTTATTAAAATAATTGATGAGAAAAATTATAATTTTAGAAAAAATAATACTCAAAAATTAGAAATTTTAATTGAACAAGAAAAAAATGGTAAATATATAGGATTTGATCAGTTTTTTAATCAAATAGAGATTGATTCACCTGTAGATTTAGTTGGAGATTGGGTTTTTATAGATGATTATGAAGTAAGGCTGGAAAAAAATGTCGCAAGATTCAAATAA
- a CDS encoding AAA family ATPase: protein MSQDSNKKNLDKNFKLMAISALVLLILFIYTIYKSSSHIQGSSYYIGIIFLFILLFLALLLRVKQDKVRAFFNKNKKQTAFDDEIIKSRAKISNEDLNSNIQAVTSNVTFKDVAGINEIKEELEEVVDFLNNPKKYLEYGVKLPKGVLLVGPPGVGKTLIARAVAGEADVPFFYQSGASFVQIYVGMGAKKVRELFAKAKQSAPAIIFIDEIDAVGKARSGKSNDERESTLNELLTQMDGFDGDSGVIVIAATNKIEVLDDALLRAGRFDRRVHVGLPNINDRKKILELYLTGKNHEININKLVNETAGFSSAALATLINEALLNMIKNNKRILNSSDIQVAKNKLEFGKKQIKILDDKQKEILAIYQASKAFISKTKVALFDESVEKLNSTYPSFQELCENIRRDLAGFIGVEVIKKEKYAINHEDLEKAFKTANDVVNKYKMLNSVDELLLDIKNDLRSELSQNVEEINRLKEIMLKNEVITFDDI, encoded by the coding sequence ATGTCGCAAGATTCAAATAAAAAAAATTTAGATAAAAATTTTAAATTAATGGCAATATCAGCACTTGTATTGCTAATATTATTTATTTATACTATTTATAAAAGTAGTTCTCATATACAAGGAAGTTCTTATTATATAGGAATTATTTTTTTGTTTATTTTACTCTTTTTAGCTTTATTATTGAGGGTTAAACAAGATAAAGTTAGAGCTTTTTTTAATAAAAATAAAAAACAAACAGCTTTTGATGATGAGATTATAAAAAGTAGAGCAAAAATCTCAAATGAAGATTTAAATTCAAATATTCAAGCTGTAACTTCAAATGTTACATTTAAAGATGTAGCTGGAATAAATGAGATAAAAGAAGAACTAGAAGAAGTTGTTGATTTTTTAAATAATCCAAAAAAATATCTTGAATATGGAGTTAAACTTCCAAAAGGTGTTTTACTTGTAGGTCCTCCAGGAGTTGGAAAAACACTTATTGCAAGAGCAGTTGCAGGTGAAGCTGATGTTCCATTTTTTTATCAAAGTGGCGCTAGTTTTGTACAAATTTATGTTGGAATGGGTGCAAAAAAAGTGCGAGAACTTTTTGCAAAAGCAAAACAAAGTGCACCAGCAATTATTTTTATAGATGAAATTGACGCTGTTGGAAAAGCTAGAAGTGGAAAATCAAATGATGAAAGAGAATCAACTTTAAACGAACTTCTTACTCAAATGGATGGATTTGATGGAGATAGTGGAGTTATAGTAATTGCAGCAACAAATAAAATAGAAGTTTTAGACGATGCACTTTTAAGAGCTGGAAGATTTGATAGACGAGTTCATGTGGGACTTCCAAATATAAATGATAGAAAAAAGATTTTAGAGTTATATTTAACAGGTAAAAATCATGAAATAAATATAAATAAATTAGTAAATGAAACAGCTGGATTTAGTTCAGCAGCACTTGCAACACTAATAAATGAAGCTTTATTAAATATGATTAAAAATAATAAAAGAATATTAAATAGTTCAGATATTCAAGTGGCAAAAAACAAACTTGAATTTGGTAAAAAACAAATTAAGATTTTAGATGATAAACAAAAGGAAATTTTAGCTATTTATCAAGCTTCAAAGGCTTTTATTTCAAAAACAAAAGTAGCTTTATTTGATGAAAGTGTTGAAAAATTAAATTCAACTTATCCTTCTTTTCAAGAATTATGTGAAAATATAAGAAGAGATTTAGCTGGATTTATTGGTGTTGAAGTTATAAAAAAAGAGAAATACGCAATAAATCATGAAGATTTAGAAAAAGCTTTTAAAACAGCTAATGATGTTGTAAATAAATATAAAATGCTAAATTCTGTAGATGAACTACTTTTAGATATAAAAAATGATTTAAGAAGTGAATTATCACAAAACGTAGAAGAGATAAATAGATTAAAAGAAATTATGCTTAAAAATGAGGTAATTACTTTTGATGACATCTAA
- the bioV gene encoding pimelyl-ACP methyl ester esterase BioV: protein MTSKNYFSGFCFFQESELFEKYLIKNDFTFCGFSYGAIKAFEEALNSTKRVDKLQLFSPAFFQNYDDKFKRTQLMYFKKDANAYCQSFLENVIFPTNFDTSKYFKLGTIKELEELLYYEWKEEKLQKLLDEGTIIEVYLGGVDKIIDASKAKEFFKNFATVYYIKEKGHLL, encoded by the coding sequence ATGACATCTAAAAACTATTTTTCTGGTTTTTGTTTTTTTCAAGAATCAGAACTATTTGAAAAGTATTTAATAAAAAATGATTTTACTTTTTGTGGTTTTTCTTATGGTGCTATAAAAGCCTTTGAAGAGGCTTTGAATTCAACAAAAAGAGTTGATAAACTTCAACTCTTTTCTCCTGCTTTTTTCCAAAATTATGATGATAAATTTAAAAGAACTCAACTTATGTATTTCAAAAAAGATGCAAATGCTTATTGTCAATCTTTTTTGGAAAATGTTATTTTTCCTACAAATTTTGATACTTCAAAGTATTTTAAATTAGGAACAATAAAAGAGTTAGAAGAACTTCTTTATTATGAGTGGAAAGAAGAAAAACTTCAAAAACTTTTGGATGAAGGGACAATTATAGAAGTTTATTTAGGTGGAGTTGATAAGATTATTGATGCTTCAAAAGCCAAAGAATTTTTTAAGAACTTTGCAACAGTATATTATATAAAAGAAAAAGGGCACTTATTATGA
- the mog gene encoding molybdopterin adenylyltransferase, whose product MNEKIAKIGIVTASDRASRGEYEDLSGQAIIDTINSYLNSPWEPIYRCIEDDQKTIEDTLKDLVDDENCCLVVTTGGTGPALRDVTPEATEAVCDRMMPGFGELMRSVSLKFVPTAILSRQTAGLRGSSLIVNLPGKPKSIKECLDAVFPAIPYCIDLMEGPFLVCNEEVIKAFRPKK is encoded by the coding sequence ATGAATGAAAAAATAGCAAAAATTGGAATTGTTACAGCTTCAGATAGAGCAAGTCGTGGAGAATATGAAGATTTATCAGGACAAGCGATTATTGATACAATAAATAGTTATTTAAATTCACCTTGGGAACCTATTTATAGATGTATTGAAGATGATCAAAAAACTATAGAAGACACTTTAAAAGATTTAGTTGATGATGAAAACTGTTGTTTAGTAGTTACTACTGGTGGAACAGGACCAGCACTTAGAGATGTAACTCCTGAAGCTACCGAAGCTGTATGTGATAGAATGATGCCAGGTTTTGGAGAATTAATGCGTTCAGTTTCATTAAAATTTGTACCAACTGCAATTTTATCACGTCAAACAGCAGGTCTAAGAGGAAGTTCTTTAATAGTAAATCTTCCAGGTAAACCAAAATCAATAAAAGAGTGTTTAGATGCTGTATTTCCAGCAATTCCTTATTGTATTGATTTAATGGAAGGACCATTTTTAGTTTGTAATGAAGAAGTTATAAAAGCTTTTAGACCTAAAAAATAA
- a CDS encoding RNA polymerase sigma factor, giving the protein MLECYHELIYYVQRMVGDKEKAKDIIQEAYSRMFEVSKTTPIDNKRAYLYKLARNIVIDQSRKEKNAVQIEYEEEEHSIPQEQQPDEQISKANQQELLLKILYSLPEKNQQAFILHVFEGYSRKEIALKMGISTAAVEKHIIRASEKIKEKLNSIEGYN; this is encoded by the coding sequence ATGTTAGAGTGTTATCATGAATTAATATATTATGTCCAGCGAATGGTTGGAGATAAAGAAAAAGCTAAAGATATAATTCAAGAAGCTTATAGTAGGATGTTTGAGGTTTCTAAAACTACTCCTATTGATAATAAAAGAGCCTATTTATATAAATTAGCAAGAAATATCGTGATTGACCAATCTCGAAAAGAAAAAAATGCAGTTCAGATTGAATATGAGGAAGAAGAACATAGCATTCCACAAGAACAACAACCCGATGAACAAATTTCTAAAGCAAATCAGCAAGAACTTCTACTAAAAATTTTATATAGCTTACCTGAAAAAAATCAACAAGCTTTCATATTACATGTATTTGAGGGTTATTCACGGAAAGAAATAGCATTAAAAATGGGAATTAGTACAGCTGCTGTTGAAAAACATATTATTCGCGCAAGTGAAAAAATAAAAGAGAAGCTAAATAGTATTGAGGGATATAATTAA
- a CDS encoding FecR family protein produces the protein MKNIDEQAISWLIKEKEGLNTIEEKELKDWLEKDNSNQEAYNSNKQIRESFLIFSDSLKEQLVQGANQGAKKTRFKEYGKKIAIAAMFLLCVGFGSYNYYELTTPIYSKSFISTNQVQNTLILPDNSKIVMDVHSNMNINFYKNSRDVDFIEGRAVFYVTKDKEKPFIIKTKSAKIEVVGTAFEVSNIKEKLSVKVKEGIVKVSQNKKIILLKQGEQIFSNNSEIINLGKTETETIASWEKGFLTFNKTSLKESLDEFSRYKDINVQYQNEEVLNTAITGKFSINDFDKFLVALPKIYSIKVEKNQSNLKFFKE, from the coding sequence ATGAAAAATATAGATGAACAAGCAATATCTTGGCTTATCAAAGAAAAAGAGGGCTTAAATACCATTGAAGAAAAAGAGTTAAAAGATTGGTTAGAAAAAGATAATTCTAATCAAGAAGCATATAACTCAAATAAACAAATTAGAGAATCATTTTTGATTTTTTCAGATAGTTTAAAAGAGCAATTGGTTCAAGGGGCAAATCAAGGGGCAAAAAAAACAAGATTTAAAGAATATGGTAAAAAAATTGCAATTGCAGCTATGTTTTTACTCTGTGTTGGTTTTGGTTCATATAACTATTATGAATTAACAACACCAATTTATTCTAAAAGTTTTATTTCAACAAACCAAGTCCAAAATACTCTTATTCTTCCTGATAATTCAAAAATAGTAATGGATGTGCATTCAAATATGAATATTAATTTTTATAAAAATAGTAGAGATGTAGATTTTATTGAGGGAAGAGCTGTTTTTTATGTGACAAAAGATAAAGAAAAACCTTTTATCATAAAAACAAAAAGTGCAAAAATTGAAGTAGTAGGAACAGCTTTTGAAGTCTCAAATATAAAAGAAAAATTAAGTGTAAAAGTAAAAGAGGGAATTGTAAAAGTATCACAAAATAAAAAAATCATTCTTTTAAAACAAGGTGAACAAATATTTTCAAATAATAGTGAAATCATAAATTTGGGAAAAACAGAAACAGAAACAATAGCTAGTTGGGAAAAGGGATTTTTAACTTTTAATAAAACTTCTTTAAAAGAGAGTTTAGATGAATTTTCAAGATATAAGGATATAAATGTTCAATATCAAAATGAAGAAGTGCTAAATACAGCAATTACAGGGAAATTTTCAATCAATGACTTTGATAAGTTTTTAGTAGCACTTCCAAAGATTTATTCTATAAAAGTTGAAAAGAATCAAAGTAATTTGAAATTTTTTAAAGAATGA
- a CDS encoding TonB-dependent siderophore receptor, translating into MTKFKSSLIAPALALLLSTSLNAEQFTVSNLSLKEAIEVISQKSNMPYMVDGKLLEGKKAPNIKNIEGVQNALNEILKGTNLKAIVEDGTILIKEVKTISGKGTVLEEISVTDGVYKSGSAQDGYLVENITGIGLWGERSLQDTPYSMSVISNDLIENSLAKDMNQIFKMNPTTQEVKGNSTNTGDIESTYIRGFNVRNPIVNGIPYSNGISSAPMMQDIERVEIINGATGFLYGGGRVGGAVNYITKKPTVKDLRTVTIGSYGNESYFSHIDLGGQFDNNHEFGYRTNILYQNGELADTSKKEQKNISLVFDWKPTDDFYTDIKYSYKDSLGKGVNSYFASWMPDFNRTSIKKNKSYSPDWVENEIQSNKIENNINWNLNDIFTIRTNTFYEKVKHRSGDSTIFLDNSGIVSYSDFSNGAWQETENYGANIYLDAGFDTKNISHILTTGYSLNYSKNFTHSDNWAFYYPSNNMSLDEFKNLVKPDNSLWSNNLGTQALKSRSKIEYNNILIGDDITFNDQWSALVGVNYASVIDTNYRVNTKYDKSELTPTLSIIYKPIEDLTTYTTYIESLEAGTIVGNTYENEGEILAPYKSKQYEIGTKYTVNESILLTSALFRIEKANSYENNSTLKPKLTQDGEAIHQGFELTMTGKVTDDLTLFGGGTLMDLSVEKASDKSLEGKKPTNAATKMAKLYAEYDIPQISGLTLTGGAYYTGRKYADEANTDILPSYTLYDTGLRYKTKIDEYPTTFNLNLQNLTDEVYWASNFELGNPRTLALSMKMEF; encoded by the coding sequence ATGACTAAATTTAAATCATCACTTATTGCTCCTGCTTTGGCTTTATTATTAAGTACAAGTTTAAATGCAGAGCAATTTACAGTTTCAAATCTATCTTTAAAAGAGGCGATTGAAGTAATCTCTCAAAAATCAAATATGCCATATATGGTTGATGGCAAACTACTTGAGGGCAAAAAAGCACCAAATATAAAAAATATTGAGGGTGTTCAAAATGCTCTAAATGAAATCTTAAAAGGTACAAATCTAAAAGCTATAGTTGAAGATGGAACTATTTTAATAAAAGAAGTAAAAACAATTTCTGGGAAAGGTACAGTTTTAGAAGAAATTTCTGTAACTGATGGAGTATATAAAAGTGGAAGTGCTCAAGATGGATATTTAGTAGAAAATATAACTGGAATTGGACTTTGGGGAGAAAGAAGTTTACAAGACACTCCTTATTCAATGAGTGTAATCTCTAATGATTTAATAGAAAATTCACTTGCTAAAGATATGAATCAAATTTTTAAAATGAATCCAACTACTCAAGAAGTGAAAGGAAATTCTACGAATACAGGAGATATTGAATCTACATATATTCGAGGTTTTAATGTAAGAAATCCAATAGTAAATGGTATTCCATATTCGAATGGTATTTCGAGTGCACCGATGATGCAAGATATAGAAAGAGTTGAAATTATCAATGGTGCAACTGGATTTTTATATGGAGGAGGAAGAGTTGGAGGTGCAGTAAATTATATTACTAAAAAGCCTACAGTGAAAGATTTAAGAACGGTTACAATTGGTAGTTATGGTAATGAATCATATTTTTCTCATATAGATTTAGGTGGACAATTTGATAATAATCATGAATTTGGATATAGAACAAATATACTTTATCAAAATGGAGAATTGGCAGATACTTCAAAAAAAGAGCAAAAAAATATTAGTTTAGTTTTTGATTGGAAGCCAACAGATGATTTTTATACAGATATAAAATATTCTTATAAGGATAGTTTAGGGAAAGGAGTAAATTCTTATTTTGCTTCATGGATGCCTGATTTTAATAGAACCAGTATAAAAAAGAACAAAAGTTATAGTCCAGATTGGGTAGAAAATGAAATACAATCAAATAAGATTGAAAATAATATTAATTGGAATTTAAATGATATTTTTACTATCAGAACAAATACTTTTTATGAAAAAGTAAAACATAGATCAGGTGATTCAACTATTTTTTTGGATAATAGTGGAATCGTAAGTTATTCAGACTTTTCAAATGGTGCTTGGCAAGAGACCGAGAATTATGGTGCAAATATCTATTTAGATGCTGGTTTTGATACAAAAAATATAAGTCATATTTTAACGACAGGATATTCTTTAAATTATAGTAAAAATTTTACCCATTCAGATAATTGGGCTTTTTATTATCCAAGTAATAATATGAGTTTGGATGAATTTAAAAATTTGGTTAAACCTGATAATTCTCTTTGGAGTAATAATTTAGGTACACAAGCACTAAAATCAAGGTCAAAAATAGAATATAATAATATTCTAATTGGTGATGATATAACTTTTAATGATCAATGGAGTGCTTTAGTTGGTGTAAATTATGCTAGTGTAATAGATACAAATTATAGAGTAAATACAAAATATGATAAATCTGAATTAACGCCAACTTTATCTATTATTTATAAACCTATTGAAGATTTAACAACTTATACAACTTATATAGAAAGTTTAGAAGCAGGAACTATAGTTGGAAATACATATGAAAATGAAGGTGAAATATTAGCTCCATACAAAAGTAAACAATATGAAATTGGTACAAAATATACAGTTAATGAAAGTATTTTATTGACGAGTGCATTATTTAGAATTGAAAAAGCAAACAGTTATGAAAATAATTCAACACTAAAACCCAAATTGACGCAAGATGGTGAAGCTATACATCAAGGATTTGAACTTACAATGACTGGAAAAGTAACTGATGATTTAACACTATTTGGTGGAGGAACTTTGATGGATTTAAGTGTAGAAAAAGCAAGTGATAAAAGTTTAGAAGGTAAAAAGCCAACAAATGCAGCAACAAAAATGGCAAAACTTTATGCAGAATATGATATTCCACAAATTAGTGGCTTAACACTAACAGGTGGAGCATACTATACAGGTAGAAAATATGCAGATGAAGCAAATACTGATATTTTGCCAAGTTATACATTATATGATACAGGTTTAAGATATAAAACAAAAATTGATGAATATCCTACAACATTTAATTTAAATCTACAAAATTTAACAGATGAAGTTTATTGGGCTAGTAATTTCGAATTAGGTAATCCAAGAACTCTTGCTCTTTCTATGAAAATGGAGTTTTAA